One region of Babylonia areolata isolate BAREFJ2019XMU chromosome 29, ASM4173473v1, whole genome shotgun sequence genomic DNA includes:
- the LOC143274853 gene encoding uncharacterized protein LOC143274853: MATGEAESRQDSGCQLDRQKILDELDQKGYCVVPDVLTSAECDAHIASYRDWLSQFSGDDWPFQRHSIIQSYRIGHFQATWETRLSAKKVFETVWQTKKLLTSFDGVAISPPPEADINDDKGFATPGTHWLHLDQRAKRRGLHCYQGAVYLEETSDTDYCFRVMEGSHAHVEEFFAEHAGDARAGKDMDFFRLREQHVKWFEQRGCRLTNVPVPKGGVVLWDSRTVHDNSRPEFGRPNSDRWRFVVFVCMCPARWASATDLSKKRHAYKKLLMTSHWPCQEVTFFKERPSDSFSGVSLLKKLPEAARSEEAQRLAGVVEYDFEDGQSNGPAWNPQWVD, encoded by the exons ATGGCTACAGGCGAAGCTGAGAGTCGGCAAGACAGCGGCTGCCAATTGGACAG ACAAAAGATACTTGATGAACTCGACCAAAAAGGGTACTGCGTCGTTCCGGACGTTCTGACGTCAGCAGAGTGTGACGCACACATCGCTTCATATCGCGATTGGCTGAGCCAGTTCAGCGGCGATGACTGGCCTTTCCAGCGACACTCTATCATCCAGTCTTACCGGATTGGTCACTTTCAAGCCACGTGGGAAACAAGGCTTTCGGCAAAGAAAGTGTTTGAG ACGGTCTGGCAGACCAAGAAGCTGCTGACGAGTTTTGATGGGGTggccatctccccaccccccgagGCCGACATAAACGATGACAAAGGGTTCGCCACCCCGGGTACCCACTGGCTTCACCTGGACCAGCGAGCCAAGAGGCGAGGCCTGCACTGCTACCAAGGGGCAGTCTACCTGGAGGAGACGTCCGATACGGATTACTGCTTCAG AGTGATGGAAGGATCACACGCACACGTGGAGGAATTCTTCGCGGAGCACGCAGGAGACGCACGCGCCGGAAAGGACATGGACTTCTTCCGGCTGCGCGAGCAGCACGTGAAATGGTTCGAGCAGCGAGGATGCCGTCTGACCAACGTGCCTGTGCCGAAAGGTGGTGTGGTTCTGTGGGATTCCAGGACAGTTCACGACAACAGCAG GCCAGAATTCGGGCGCCCAAACTCAGACCGGTGGCGGTTCGTGGTCTTCGTGTGCATGTGTCCGGCGCGATGGGCCTCGGCTACAGACCTGTCCAAAAAGCGCCACGCCTACAAGAAACTGCTCATGACCAGCCACTGGCCCTGCCAGGAGGTGACCTTCTTCAAGGAGCGCCCTTCGGACTCCTTCAGCGGAGTGTCCCTGCTGAAGAAGCTTCCGGAGGCTGCGCGATCGGAGGAGGCTCAGAGACTGGCCGGGGTTGTGGAGTATGATTTCGAAGACGGGCAATCCAACGGGCCTGCTTGGAATCCGCAGTGGGTAGATTAG